A genome region from Brassica oleracea var. oleracea cultivar TO1000 chromosome C2, BOL, whole genome shotgun sequence includes the following:
- the LOC106326948 gene encoding U-box domain-containing protein 52-like isoform X2, which produces MWLPKANNGGKKDTGKGSVAVAIDKDKGSQHALKWTIENLASRGQTISLIHVLSKSHSSSSSDIAEATPQQKQESEKLAQDLFVSFHCYCSRKEINCQDILLEDIDKVRAITEYVSSFAIENLVVGAASRNGFMRRFKTDLPTTVSKQAPDFCNVYVISKGKIASVRNASRPAPYKSSKQLSEFDNQHPTTPEQAPKHHDHSHSAGSTPSRPRRSVEYDSIRSPLVRRQGKQYGDLYDSDSDLSFISPSSHRDSHDISFISSGRPSVDRSSFTHDFPESGRSSRMSTSSEFKFSDPSFPNESSTFSEESGGTSSYSSQGVDDIEAEMKRLRLELKQTMDMYSTACKEALSARQQASALQKLRTEEERRLEEAKSSEEAAMSIVEKERAKAKAALEAAEAAKRLAEVEAKRRVTVEMTALKESDSFSHGFVRYRKYTVEEIEEATSNFDESKKVGEGGYGPVFRGYLDHTSVAVKVLRPDAAQGRSQFQKEVEVLSCIRHPNMVLLLGACPEFGILVYEYMAKGSLEDRLFMQGNTPPITWQLRFRIAAEIATGLLFLHQTKPEPIVHRDLKPANVLLDYNYVSKISDVGLARLVPAVAENVTQYRVTSAAGTFCYIDPEYQQTGMLGVKSDVYSLGIMLLQILTGKQPMGLTYYVEQAIEEGRLKDMLDPAVPDWPMEEAMSLAKLSLQCAELRRKDRPDLGKEILPELNRLRDIGEESLGNVFNAGRHGNSANTSQVSISSSSDPFVTSSESLPEESQS; this is translated from the exons ATGTGGCTACCAAAAGCAAATAACGGAGGAAAGAAAGATACAGGAAAAGGTTCAGTAGCAGTTGCAATAGACAAAGACAAAGGAAGCCAACATGCTCTTAAATGGACCATCGAAAATCTTGCTTCTCGTGGCCAAACCATCTCTCTCATTCATGTCCTCTCCAAATCACATTCTTCTTCTTCTTCAG ATATTGCAGAAGCAACACCACAGCAGAAGCAGGAATCAGAGAAGTTAGCTCAAGATCTCTTCGTGTCCTTCCACTGTTACTGTTCCCGTAAAGAG ATAAACTGTCAAGACATATTACTTGAAGACATAGACAAAGTGAGAGCCATTACCGAATATGTTTCATCTTTCGCAATAGAAAACCTAGTCGTTGGAGCTGCATCACGTAATGGCTTCATGAG ACGATTCAAAACGGATTTGCCAACAACAGTATCAAAGCAAGCTCCAGATTTCTGCAATGTTTATGTCATTTCAAAAGGCAAGATTGCTTCAGTAAGAAATGCATCTCGTCCTGCTCCTTATAAAAGTTCAAAGCAGCTCTCTGAGTTTGACAATCAACACCCTACCACTCCTGAGCAAGCACCAAAACACCATGATCATAGCCATTCTGCAG GTAGTACGCCATCCAGGCCTCGTCGATCAGTTGAATATGATTCTATACG ATCACCGCTAGTGAGACGACAAGGCAAACAATATGGAGACTTATATGATTCAGATAGCGACCTTTCATTCATTAGTCCATCTTCACATAGAGACTCTCATGACATTTCCTTCATCAGCTCAGGGAGACCAAGCGTTGACCGCTCTTCCTTCACTCACGATTTTCCTGAATCTGGAAGGAGTTCAAGAATGTCAACAAGCTCAGAGTTTAAGTTCAGTGATCCTAGTTTCCCTAATGAATCATCTACATTCTCTGAAGAGAGTGGTGGAACATCTTCATATTCATCTCAAGGCGTG GATGATATTGAAGCTGAAATGAAGAGGCTGCGTCTAGAGCTCAAACAAACCATGGATATGTATAGTACAGCCTGCAAAGAAGCTTTAAGTGCTAGACAACAG GCATCGGCCCTGCAAAAGCTCAGAACTGAGGAGGAAAGAAGGTTAGAAGAAGCAAAGAGTTCAGAGGAAGCAGCAATGTCAATAGTGGAAAAGGAGAGAGCTAAAGCCAAAGCAGCCTTGGAAGCTGCAGAAGCTGCAAAGAGATTAGCAGAAGTGGAAGCTAAGAGAAGAGTAACTGTAGAAATGACGGCTTTGAAAGAATCAGATTCATTCTCTCATGGATTTGTTCGGTATAGGAAATACACTGTTGAAGAAATAGAAGAAGCCACTTCAAATTTTGACGAGTCTAAAAAAGTTGGAGAAGGAGGCTATGGTCCTGTCTTTAGAGGCTATCTTGATCACACAAGTGTTGCTGTTAAAGTTCTACGCCCTGATGCAGCTCAAGGAAGATCACAGTTTCAAAAAGAG GTTGAAGTGTTGAGCTGCATAAGGCATCCTAACATGGTGCTTCTTCTTGGAGCTTGTCCCGAATTTGGGATCCTTGTTTATGAATACATGGCAAAAGGAAGCTTAGAGGACAGACTTTTCATGCAAGGCAACACACCGCCTATTACTTGGCAGCTACGTTTCAGAATCGCTGCTGAGATAGCTACAGGACTACTCTTCCTCCATCAGACCAAACCTGAACCAATTGTCCACAGAGACCTTAAACCAGCAAACGTGCTCTTAGACTACAACTACGTCAGCAAGATCAGTGATGTAGGGCTAGCTAGATTAGTCCCTGCAGTAGCAGAGAACGTTACACAGTACCGAGTTACTTCAGCTGCAGGAACATTCTGTTACATTGATCCTGAGTATCAACAGACAGGAATGTTAGGCGTGAAATCAGATGTTTATTCACTAGGGATCATGCTGCTGCAGATCTTGACAGGGAAACAGCCAATGGGTTTGACTTATTACGTTGAACAAGCGATAGAGGAAGGGAGACTTAAGGATATGCTTGATCCAGCAGTACCGGATTGGCCTATGGAAGAAGCTATGTCGTTAGCTAAGCTTTCACTTCAATGTGCAGAGTTAAGAAGGAAAGATAGACCTGATCTTGGGAAAGAGATATTGCCTGAGCTTAATAGGTTAAGAGATATTGGTGAAGAGAGTCTAGGGAATGTGTTTAATGCAGGAAGGCACGGGAACTCTGCTAACACTAGCCAAGTCTCCATCTCATCATCT AGTGATCCTTTTGTAACGAGTTCAGAATCTCTACCTGAAGAATCTCAATCCTAG
- the LOC106326948 gene encoding U-box domain-containing protein 52-like isoform X1 — MLELWKSQPYSSSLPRTRNMLQLWKSRPYSWRLPENGLTNIPLLKGKGSVAVAIDKDKGSQHALKWTIENLASRGQTISLIHVLSKSHSSSSSDIAEATPQQKQESEKLAQDLFVSFHCYCSRKEINCQDILLEDIDKVRAITEYVSSFAIENLVVGAASRNGFMRRFKTDLPTTVSKQAPDFCNVYVISKGKIASVRNASRPAPYKSSKQLSEFDNQHPTTPEQAPKHHDHSHSAGSTPSRPRRSVEYDSIRSPLVRRQGKQYGDLYDSDSDLSFISPSSHRDSHDISFISSGRPSVDRSSFTHDFPESGRSSRMSTSSEFKFSDPSFPNESSTFSEESGGTSSYSSQGVDDIEAEMKRLRLELKQTMDMYSTACKEALSARQQASALQKLRTEEERRLEEAKSSEEAAMSIVEKERAKAKAALEAAEAAKRLAEVEAKRRVTVEMTALKESDSFSHGFVRYRKYTVEEIEEATSNFDESKKVGEGGYGPVFRGYLDHTSVAVKVLRPDAAQGRSQFQKEVEVLSCIRHPNMVLLLGACPEFGILVYEYMAKGSLEDRLFMQGNTPPITWQLRFRIAAEIATGLLFLHQTKPEPIVHRDLKPANVLLDYNYVSKISDVGLARLVPAVAENVTQYRVTSAAGTFCYIDPEYQQTGMLGVKSDVYSLGIMLLQILTGKQPMGLTYYVEQAIEEGRLKDMLDPAVPDWPMEEAMSLAKLSLQCAELRRKDRPDLGKEILPELNRLRDIGEESLGNVFNAGRHGNSANTSQVSISSSSDPFVTSSESLPEESQS; from the exons ATGTTAGAGCTGTGGAAAAGTCAGCCATATAGCTCAAGTTTGCCGAGAACAAGGAACATGTTACAGCTGTGGAAAAGTCGGCCATATAGCTGGAGATTGCCAGAAAATGGTTTGACCAATATACCATTATTGAAAG GAAAAGGTTCAGTAGCAGTTGCAATAGACAAAGACAAAGGAAGCCAACATGCTCTTAAATGGACCATCGAAAATCTTGCTTCTCGTGGCCAAACCATCTCTCTCATTCATGTCCTCTCCAAATCACATTCTTCTTCTTCTTCAG ATATTGCAGAAGCAACACCACAGCAGAAGCAGGAATCAGAGAAGTTAGCTCAAGATCTCTTCGTGTCCTTCCACTGTTACTGTTCCCGTAAAGAG ATAAACTGTCAAGACATATTACTTGAAGACATAGACAAAGTGAGAGCCATTACCGAATATGTTTCATCTTTCGCAATAGAAAACCTAGTCGTTGGAGCTGCATCACGTAATGGCTTCATGAG ACGATTCAAAACGGATTTGCCAACAACAGTATCAAAGCAAGCTCCAGATTTCTGCAATGTTTATGTCATTTCAAAAGGCAAGATTGCTTCAGTAAGAAATGCATCTCGTCCTGCTCCTTATAAAAGTTCAAAGCAGCTCTCTGAGTTTGACAATCAACACCCTACCACTCCTGAGCAAGCACCAAAACACCATGATCATAGCCATTCTGCAG GTAGTACGCCATCCAGGCCTCGTCGATCAGTTGAATATGATTCTATACG ATCACCGCTAGTGAGACGACAAGGCAAACAATATGGAGACTTATATGATTCAGATAGCGACCTTTCATTCATTAGTCCATCTTCACATAGAGACTCTCATGACATTTCCTTCATCAGCTCAGGGAGACCAAGCGTTGACCGCTCTTCCTTCACTCACGATTTTCCTGAATCTGGAAGGAGTTCAAGAATGTCAACAAGCTCAGAGTTTAAGTTCAGTGATCCTAGTTTCCCTAATGAATCATCTACATTCTCTGAAGAGAGTGGTGGAACATCTTCATATTCATCTCAAGGCGTG GATGATATTGAAGCTGAAATGAAGAGGCTGCGTCTAGAGCTCAAACAAACCATGGATATGTATAGTACAGCCTGCAAAGAAGCTTTAAGTGCTAGACAACAG GCATCGGCCCTGCAAAAGCTCAGAACTGAGGAGGAAAGAAGGTTAGAAGAAGCAAAGAGTTCAGAGGAAGCAGCAATGTCAATAGTGGAAAAGGAGAGAGCTAAAGCCAAAGCAGCCTTGGAAGCTGCAGAAGCTGCAAAGAGATTAGCAGAAGTGGAAGCTAAGAGAAGAGTAACTGTAGAAATGACGGCTTTGAAAGAATCAGATTCATTCTCTCATGGATTTGTTCGGTATAGGAAATACACTGTTGAAGAAATAGAAGAAGCCACTTCAAATTTTGACGAGTCTAAAAAAGTTGGAGAAGGAGGCTATGGTCCTGTCTTTAGAGGCTATCTTGATCACACAAGTGTTGCTGTTAAAGTTCTACGCCCTGATGCAGCTCAAGGAAGATCACAGTTTCAAAAAGAG GTTGAAGTGTTGAGCTGCATAAGGCATCCTAACATGGTGCTTCTTCTTGGAGCTTGTCCCGAATTTGGGATCCTTGTTTATGAATACATGGCAAAAGGAAGCTTAGAGGACAGACTTTTCATGCAAGGCAACACACCGCCTATTACTTGGCAGCTACGTTTCAGAATCGCTGCTGAGATAGCTACAGGACTACTCTTCCTCCATCAGACCAAACCTGAACCAATTGTCCACAGAGACCTTAAACCAGCAAACGTGCTCTTAGACTACAACTACGTCAGCAAGATCAGTGATGTAGGGCTAGCTAGATTAGTCCCTGCAGTAGCAGAGAACGTTACACAGTACCGAGTTACTTCAGCTGCAGGAACATTCTGTTACATTGATCCTGAGTATCAACAGACAGGAATGTTAGGCGTGAAATCAGATGTTTATTCACTAGGGATCATGCTGCTGCAGATCTTGACAGGGAAACAGCCAATGGGTTTGACTTATTACGTTGAACAAGCGATAGAGGAAGGGAGACTTAAGGATATGCTTGATCCAGCAGTACCGGATTGGCCTATGGAAGAAGCTATGTCGTTAGCTAAGCTTTCACTTCAATGTGCAGAGTTAAGAAGGAAAGATAGACCTGATCTTGGGAAAGAGATATTGCCTGAGCTTAATAGGTTAAGAGATATTGGTGAAGAGAGTCTAGGGAATGTGTTTAATGCAGGAAGGCACGGGAACTCTGCTAACACTAGCCAAGTCTCCATCTCATCATCT AGTGATCCTTTTGTAACGAGTTCAGAATCTCTACCTGAAGAATCTCAATCCTAG
- the LOC106323859 gene encoding uncharacterized protein LOC106323859: MAPVSVASAEILPPPPQDGETLSNVPQMLSGEDSKKQRIQRPNPTTQRSAPLNASAFVFAVEMEKDRSISEGLFLSLCFFLSHSLFVTGGFSLMMERPFVVFEQGFRSCNYCLVECSDICNLIGDGDYGP, translated from the exons ATGGCTCCAGTGTCCGTAGCTTCTGCAGAGATTCTTCCTCCTCCTCCGCAAGACGGTGAGACCCTATCGAATGTACCGCAAATGTTATCAGGTGAAGACAGCAAGAAACAGAGGATACAACGACCAAATCCAACAACGCAGAGAAGTGCACCGTTAAATGCGTCAGCATTTGTATTCGCAGTGGAGATGGAGAAGGACCGCTCAATATCAGAAGGTCTCTTTCTTTCTCTCTGTTTCTTTCTTTCTCACTCGCTTTTCGTTACTGGTGGTTTTTCTCTTATGATGGAAAGGCCATTTGTGGTATTCGAACAAGGATTTCGTAGCTGTAATTACTG CTTAGTGGAATGTTCGGACATTTGCAACTTGATAGGAGATGGTGACTACGGACCTTGA